From the Fusobacterium ulcerans ATCC 49185 genome, the window TTACTGCTGCCGTTAATCCACCATGATATGCATAGTAATCATCGCTTTCCAACATATCTAACTCTACTGATGCTTCATTTTTTACTGTAACATCTATGTTTTTCAATCTTTTTACAAACATATTTTCTAATTTCGTTCCATGATAATTACTACTGTAGGCATGACTGCTCCAATTTATATATGCCTGACCTAAATCATCTCTTGTTTCCCATTGTTGTGATTCTATTAATACTCTTACTCCTGTTCCATATGTTCCTGGTGGACATCCAAATATTCTGACTTTAGATAAGTTTTCAGCATCACTAAAACTGTATCCATCTTCCAAAAGTTTTTCTATATCATCTTTTAAGTTCTTTTTTATATAATTTACTTCATCACTCTCATCTAATTGAGAAACTGTATTTACAGCATCTTCTAAAAGCTTAATCAGAGTAGGAAAAGTATCTCTAAACAATCCAGATATTCTTAATGTTACATCTATTCTAGGTCTTCTCAGCTCTTCATAAGGAATAGCTTCTAGCCCTATTACTCTATCTCCATTGTTCAGCCATACTGGTTTTACTCCCATAAGATACAATGCTTCAGCTATATCATCTCCATTAGTTTTTATTGTATCACCACTATATAGAATCATAGCAATATTCTTTGGCAGTTTTCCTTCATCTTCAATGTATCTGTTCATAAGTTCTTCTGCTAGTTTTATTCCTACTTTCCATGAAGCTCTTGATGGAATTTTATATGGATCAATAGAATAAAAATTTGTTCCTGTTGGAAGAATATTTATATTCCCTCTTGTTGGATATCCTGACTGTCCTGGAACAATAAACTTTCCATTAGCTCCATCTACTACACTTTTACTTTCTCTTTTTGTTTCCAATATTTTAGGCAATACTATCTCTAAAATATTTTTTTCTAAAAGTAAAATATAGCTTTCATCTATTATTTTATATTCTTTTGTTTTTTCAACTACAGTTTGATATTTCTTTTCTCCTAATATTTCCCTTACTATCTCTACTGTTATATTTCTTATATCATCCAGTATCATTAAATTAGTTTTTCCTATTTTATTATGTCCATGAGGATTTTCTTTTAAAACTTCTATATCATACCCTAAACTCTTTCCTACTGCTTCTTCTGCCCCCATCATTCCACAGTTTTCAATTCTCAATAGAGCATGAATCAATGATGCTAATCTATCTCCTACAGGAGCCTCTCCCAATATGTGAAGTCCATCTTTTATTACTGAACTTTTGAGTTCTTCTATGTATGAGTGAAGTTTATTTATAAAAAGAGAATAATTTTTTCTTATTTCTTCCTCAGTAATATTCATATCTAAATTATATTTATATTCTAATACTCTTTTTATAATATTCTCTTTCAAGTCTACTATTTTTGAATCTTTTCCTATTTCAGCCAGATAATACTGTTTAATCAAATCATCTATTTCTTCTATATCTTCATATTCTCCAGAAAGTGTAAGAGCAGGGATCATGTAGGAAATCAGCACTGCATTGCTTCTTCTTTTAGCCTGTAGTCCTTCTCCAGAAATATTTATTGAGTAAGGATATAGATGTGGAATATCATCTATATTAAAATCTGGACAGCATCTGTTACTTAATCCAACCTCTTTCCCTGGCAGCCATTCTAAAGTTCCATGAGTTCCCACATGATAAATTACATCTGCTTTAAATCCCTCTTTTATCCACTTATAGAAAGAATAATATTGATGTGGAATAATAAAATCTGTACTGTGATATACCTCTTCTGCTTTTTCTTCCATACCTCTTGAAGGCTGTAATCCTATAAATATATTTCCATTAAGAATTCCAGGTACTGGAAATACATCTTCATAAATCATAAATTCCCCTGGAGCTTTTCCCCATTGAGCTTCTATTTTTTCCTGTACCTCTCTATCTAATTTGGAAAACCACTCCAGATACTTTTCTTTGTTTATTTTATCAATACTTTTTTCCAAAACTTTTTCACTAGTCAGCCATTTTTTATCATTAGATACACCTTTAATAATAGTATTTATTATTTCATTTCCATCTTTAAATTCATGATCTATTTTTATCCCCATTTTTGAAAATAGTTTCATCATATTATTTACTGAATTAGGAGTATCAAGTCCAAAAGCTCTCCCTATCATATCATTTCTTGGAGGCATGTTATGAAGAATAACTGCTATTTTTTTATCTTCATTCTTTTTCATTCCTAATTTTATCCAATTTACAGCTAATCTGGATATTTTATTTACTCTCTCATCTATTGGTATAAATATTTTTTTCTCTCCATACTCATCTTTTATAGTTTCATAAGTACAACATGTTACAGAAATAATTTGTCCATCAAACTCTGGATAATAGACTCCTGTAGTTAAAGCTTCAGAATCAAGCCCCCTTATATCTCTTTCCCATGTTTCTCTATTTTGATAAGTACTCATAGCCTGTATTACAGGAATTTTTAAATCTTCAAAAATACTTTTTTCTACTATTGTGGTTCCATCTCCAGGTTCACTAAAAATAGTTTGTGAGTATGCCATTAAGTTAATAATTGCTTTAGGTATTACTTTCCCTTTATGTTTTAAGTAATTTTCTATTACCCACTTTATTCCTTTTGATTTGATTTCTTGTTTCAAAATTGAATTTGTAAAAATAGGATAAGGAGTTACTCCTAATTTTTTTAACTCTTCTATAAATTTATCCA encodes:
- the cobN gene encoding cobaltochelatase subunit CobN: MFKITLVTSNYDNSYTFNKICKKLTEEHCGDFEFSFFKSNTVDKSDEEYRKLENEIRTSNIVYILLHGGVSSFKKFINLKKTFWGSIPFFINTTIDDENREFVEQGGMPAATAYNMTKYYTLGGEENYKNMILYTASELGNKKYPYEKYTYMRWEGIYKDGDIVEDEENFIKKIAEEPIVVAILFHGKEWNSKRIKVVDKFIEELKKLGVTPYPIFTNSILKQEIKSKGIKWVIENYLKHKGKVIPKAIINLMAYSQTIFSEPGDGTTIVEKSIFEDLKIPVIQAMSTYQNRETWERDIRGLDSEALTTGVYYPEFDGQIISVTCCTYETIKDEYGEKKIFIPIDERVNKISRLAVNWIKLGMKKNEDKKIAVILHNMPPRNDMIGRAFGLDTPNSVNNMMKLFSKMGIKIDHEFKDGNEIINTIIKGVSNDKKWLTSEKVLEKSIDKINKEKYLEWFSKLDREVQEKIEAQWGKAPGEFMIYEDVFPVPGILNGNIFIGLQPSRGMEEKAEEVYHSTDFIIPHQYYSFYKWIKEGFKADVIYHVGTHGTLEWLPGKEVGLSNRCCPDFNIDDIPHLYPYSINISGEGLQAKRRSNAVLISYMIPALTLSGEYEDIEEIDDLIKQYYLAEIGKDSKIVDLKENIIKRVLEYKYNLDMNITEEEIRKNYSLFINKLHSYIEELKSSVIKDGLHILGEAPVGDRLASLIHALLRIENCGMMGAEEAVGKSLGYDIEVLKENPHGHNKIGKTNLMILDDIRNITVEIVREILGEKKYQTVVEKTKEYKIIDESYILLLEKNILEIVLPKILETKRESKSVVDGANGKFIVPGQSGYPTRGNINILPTGTNFYSIDPYKIPSRASWKVGIKLAEELMNRYIEDEGKLPKNIAMILYSGDTIKTNGDDIAEALYLMGVKPVWLNNGDRVIGLEAIPYEELRRPRIDVTLRISGLFRDTFPTLIKLLEDAVNTVSQLDESDEVNYIKKNLKDDIEKLLEDGYSFSDAENLSKVRIFGCPPGTYGTGVRVLIESQQWETRDDLGQAYINWSSHAYSSNYHGTKLENMFVKRLKNIDVTVKNEASVELDMLESDDYYAYHGGLTAAVKYASGKEARSYSGNTSDPNNVKIKSLKEETARIMRSRILNPKWLEGLKRHGYKGAMEVSAMVDIVFGWDATAEVAEDWMYDRITEKYVQNIENREWIKENNPHALMNITERLLEAEQRGMWNTSKEKLDELRKIYMSIEGDIEEYEE